The proteins below come from a single Zea mays cultivar B73 chromosome 8, Zm-B73-REFERENCE-NAM-5.0, whole genome shotgun sequence genomic window:
- the LOC100281292 gene encoding uncharacterized protein LOC100281292, with amino-acid sequence MESPEACSSGEASPASPPPLAAAAAERPSEAAALRALVDRVRAGEVDAAREVRRLTRASARHRRKLAAAVDPLVAMLRSPAPEAGEAALLALLNLAVRDERNKTKIVDAGALEPLLGYLQSSDPNLQEYATAALVTLSASSTTKPIISASGVIPLLVEVLKEGNHQGKNDAVMALYNLSTITDNLQAILSVQPIPPLIKLLKGSKKSSKTADKCCALLESLLAFNQCPLALTSEEGGVLAIVEVLEEGSLQGREHAVGALLTMCESDRSKYRDLILNEGAIPGLLELTVHGTPKSRMKAHVLLDLLRDSPYSRPKLQADTLENIVTNIASQIDGEDRGGKAKKMLAEMVKVSMEQSLRHLQRRASFA; translated from the exons ATGGAGTCGCCGGAGGCGTGCTCTTCCGGGGAGGCGTCCCCTGCCTCGCCGCCTccgctggcggcggcggcggcggagcgcCCGTCCGAGGCGGCGGCGCTGCGGGCGCTCGTCGACCGGGTGCGCGCCGGGGAGGTGGACGCCGCCCGCGAGGTGCGCCGCCTCACCAGGGCGTCCGCGAGGCACCGGCGCAAGCTCGCCGCGGCCGTCGACCCGCTCGTCGCCATGCTCCGCTCCCCCGCGCCCGAGGCTGGGGAGGCCGCGCTGCTCGCGCTGCTCAACCTCGCCGTCAGGGACGAGAG AAATAAAACCAAGATAGTGGATGCTGGCGCACTTGAGCCCCTGCTTGGCTACTTGCAATCAAGTGATCCAAATTTGCAGGAGTATGCGACTGCTGCTCTCGTTACACTTTCAGCCTCATCCACCACTAAGCCTATCATAAGTGCTTCAGGAGTAATTCCTCTACTCGTGGAAGTCCTCAAAGAAGGGAATCATCAAGGCAAGAATGATGCCGTGATGGCTCTGTACAACCTCTCCACAATCACAGACAACCTTCAAGCTATCCTTTCTGTTCAGCCGATTCCCCCTTTAATAAAGCTACTAAAGGGTAGCAAGAAGTCCTCCAAAACAGCAGACAAATGCTGTGCTCTTCTCGAGTCACTGCTTGCTTTTAATCAATGTCCGCTGGCCTTGACATCTGAGGAAGGCGGAGTGCTCGCCATCGTAGAGGTACTTGAGGAAGGCTCCCTTCAGGGCAGAGAACATGCCGTGGGAGCGCTCCTGACGATGTGCGAGAGTGACCGCAGCAAGTACAGAGACCTCATTCTGAATGAAGGGGCGATTCCTGGCCTTCTCGAGCTCACAGTCCATGGCACACCCAAGTCCCGAATGAAGGCTCATGTTCTTCTCGACCTGTTGCGGGATTCACCGTACTCGAGACCAAAGCTGCAGGCAGACACGCTCGAGAACATCGTGACCAACATTGCGTCCCAAATAGATGGCGAAGACCGTGGCGGCAAGGCGAAGAAGATGCTTGCCGAGATGGTGAAGGTCAGCATGGAGCAGAGCCTGAGGCATTTGCAGCGTCGGGCTTCCTTCGCCTGA